A stretch of Linepithema humile isolate Giens D197 chromosome 3, Lhum_UNIL_v1.0, whole genome shotgun sequence DNA encodes these proteins:
- the LOC105669745 gene encoding runt-related transcription factor 1 isoform X1, whose protein sequence is MDIFGRCNGGGSGSTVAGNGTGSVRTSSNESAGGGGTSSGTSESGSSASGRMQLTGASAPGAAASPESGVSPLTDAYTKMTSDILAERTLGDFVSEHPGELVRTGSPHLVCTVLPAHWRSNKTLPVAFKVVALGEVGDGTLVTVRAGNDENCCAELRNSTALMKNQVAKFNDLRFVGRSGRGKSFTLTITVSTTPPQVATYTKAIKVTVDGPREPRSKTSEYHLLSLLGQQQQFHAFAFASQRGGPFFASPLVDPLQPLPNPLQPLPNPLQPRDPLSSFRHAMPGNCQNMSQFGLAASNSWGYGSTAGYAGYLPGPLSSCAAQASFPPPPPPPPPPPPSSTLASFAGTASMNTPTAPDSTAGSTVTSGTSNTGTTPQQDAFSAVSSLVPDTTTPGQSDPLDPLSSLMSGSSTSQRYQDYVSPRSLSTDSSTTESPVHEEQAFGQNYGNYFPTPGVLPSILYSQLYGNQFQNSESAEQRAVADSCSVRQEEVRPDNNVWRPY, encoded by the exons ATGGATATATTCGGCCGTTgcaacggcggcggcagcggaaGCACGGTAGCCGGAAACGGCACTGGCTCGGTGAGAACGTCCAGCAACGAGTCCGCTGGTGGCGGCGGCACGTCCAGTGGTACCAGTGAGAGCGGCAGTAGCGCGAGCGGCAGAATGCAGTTGACAGGAGCCTCGGCTCCTGGCGCGGCCGCCTCGCCGGAGTCCGGCGTCTCTCCGTTGACCGACGCCTACACCAAAATGACCAGCGACATCCTCGCCGAGAGAACTCTGGGCGACTTCGTCAGCGAGCATCCCGGCGAGCTGGTTAGAACAG GATCGCCGCATTTGGTTTGTACCGTTTTGCCCGCGCACTGGAGGTCCAACAAGACTCTTCCGGTGGCTTTCAAGGTCGTAGCTCTTGGCGAAGTGGGCGATGGCACCCTTGTGACTGTTCGTGCCGGCAATGATGAGAATTGCTGCGCCGAGCTTAGAAATTCAACCGCTCTGATGAAGAATCAAGTCGCCAAGTTTAACGATCTGAGGTTCGTCGGCAGGAGTGGAAGAG GCAAGAGCTTCACCTTAACGATAACAGTGTCGACAACGCCGCCTCAAGTCGCCACTTATACGAAGGCGATCAAGGTGACTGTTGACGGGCCGCGTGAGCCGCGATCCAAGACCAGTGAGTATCACT TGCTGTCTCTTTTAGGGCAGCAGCAACAATTTCATGCCTTCGCGTTCGCTTCGCAACGAGGCGGTCCGTTCTTCGCCTCGCCTCTGGTGGATCCGCTGCAACCTCTGCCAAATCCGTTGCAACCGTTACCGAATCCGCTCCAGCCGAGGGATCCGTTGTCTTCCTTCAGACACGCGATGCCTGGCAATTGTCAGA ATATGTCTCAGTTCGGCCTGGCGGCGAGCAATTCTTGGGGGTACGGCAGTACGGCCGGCTACGCCGGCTACCTTCCGGGTCCTCTGTCGTCGTGCGCCGCACAGGCGTCGTTTCCACCCCCGCCGCCGCCCCCTCCGCCACCACCGCCGTCGTCCACGTTGGCGTCTTTCGCTGGTACGGCATCCATGAACACGCCGACGGCACCGGACTCGACGGCAGGTTCCACCGTCACATCCGGTACCAGCAATACTGGCACTACGCCGCAGCAAGACGCCTTTTCCGCAGTCTCCTCTC TCGTACCGGACACCACGACACCGGGCCAGTCCGATCCTTTAGACCCGCTGAGCAGCCTCATGTCCGGCAGCTCTACCAGCCAGAGGTACCAGGATTACGTATCGCCCAGATCGCTGTCCACTGACTCCAGTACGACCGAGAGCCCGGTGCACGAGGAGCAGGCTTTCGGGCAAAATTACGGCAACTACTTTCCAACGCCCGGCGTGCTGCCCAGCATCCTCTATTCGCAGCTCTACGGAAATCAGTTTCAGAATTCCGAGAGCGCCGAACAGAGGGCTGTCGCGGACAGCTGCAGCGTGAGGCAAGAGGAGGTCAGACCAGATAACAACGTCTGGAGACCGTACTGA
- the LOC105669745 gene encoding runt-related transcription factor 1 isoform X2 → MDIFGRCNGGGSGSTVAGNGTGSVRTSSNESAGGGGTSSGTSESGSSASGRMQLTGASAPGAAASPESGVSPLTDAYTKMTSDILAERTLGDFVSEHPGELVRTGSPHLVCTVLPAHWRSNKTLPVAFKVVALGEVGDGTLVTVRAGNDENCCAELRNSTALMKNQVAKFNDLRFVGRSGRGKSFTLTITVSTTPPQVATYTKAIKVTVDGPREPRSKTRQQQQFHAFAFASQRGGPFFASPLVDPLQPLPNPLQPLPNPLQPRDPLSSFRHAMPGNCQNMSQFGLAASNSWGYGSTAGYAGYLPGPLSSCAAQASFPPPPPPPPPPPPSSTLASFAGTASMNTPTAPDSTAGSTVTSGTSNTGTTPQQDAFSAVSSLVPDTTTPGQSDPLDPLSSLMSGSSTSQRYQDYVSPRSLSTDSSTTESPVHEEQAFGQNYGNYFPTPGVLPSILYSQLYGNQFQNSESAEQRAVADSCSVRQEEVRPDNNVWRPY, encoded by the exons ATGGATATATTCGGCCGTTgcaacggcggcggcagcggaaGCACGGTAGCCGGAAACGGCACTGGCTCGGTGAGAACGTCCAGCAACGAGTCCGCTGGTGGCGGCGGCACGTCCAGTGGTACCAGTGAGAGCGGCAGTAGCGCGAGCGGCAGAATGCAGTTGACAGGAGCCTCGGCTCCTGGCGCGGCCGCCTCGCCGGAGTCCGGCGTCTCTCCGTTGACCGACGCCTACACCAAAATGACCAGCGACATCCTCGCCGAGAGAACTCTGGGCGACTTCGTCAGCGAGCATCCCGGCGAGCTGGTTAGAACAG GATCGCCGCATTTGGTTTGTACCGTTTTGCCCGCGCACTGGAGGTCCAACAAGACTCTTCCGGTGGCTTTCAAGGTCGTAGCTCTTGGCGAAGTGGGCGATGGCACCCTTGTGACTGTTCGTGCCGGCAATGATGAGAATTGCTGCGCCGAGCTTAGAAATTCAACCGCTCTGATGAAGAATCAAGTCGCCAAGTTTAACGATCTGAGGTTCGTCGGCAGGAGTGGAAGAG GCAAGAGCTTCACCTTAACGATAACAGTGTCGACAACGCCGCCTCAAGTCGCCACTTATACGAAGGCGATCAAGGTGACTGTTGACGGGCCGCGTGAGCCGCGATCCAAGACCA GGCAGCAGCAACAATTTCATGCCTTCGCGTTCGCTTCGCAACGAGGCGGTCCGTTCTTCGCCTCGCCTCTGGTGGATCCGCTGCAACCTCTGCCAAATCCGTTGCAACCGTTACCGAATCCGCTCCAGCCGAGGGATCCGTTGTCTTCCTTCAGACACGCGATGCCTGGCAATTGTCAGA ATATGTCTCAGTTCGGCCTGGCGGCGAGCAATTCTTGGGGGTACGGCAGTACGGCCGGCTACGCCGGCTACCTTCCGGGTCCTCTGTCGTCGTGCGCCGCACAGGCGTCGTTTCCACCCCCGCCGCCGCCCCCTCCGCCACCACCGCCGTCGTCCACGTTGGCGTCTTTCGCTGGTACGGCATCCATGAACACGCCGACGGCACCGGACTCGACGGCAGGTTCCACCGTCACATCCGGTACCAGCAATACTGGCACTACGCCGCAGCAAGACGCCTTTTCCGCAGTCTCCTCTC TCGTACCGGACACCACGACACCGGGCCAGTCCGATCCTTTAGACCCGCTGAGCAGCCTCATGTCCGGCAGCTCTACCAGCCAGAGGTACCAGGATTACGTATCGCCCAGATCGCTGTCCACTGACTCCAGTACGACCGAGAGCCCGGTGCACGAGGAGCAGGCTTTCGGGCAAAATTACGGCAACTACTTTCCAACGCCCGGCGTGCTGCCCAGCATCCTCTATTCGCAGCTCTACGGAAATCAGTTTCAGAATTCCGAGAGCGCCGAACAGAGGGCTGTCGCGGACAGCTGCAGCGTGAGGCAAGAGGAGGTCAGACCAGATAACAACGTCTGGAGACCGTACTGA